The Lycium ferocissimum isolate CSIRO_LF1 unplaced genomic scaffold, AGI_CSIRO_Lferr_CH_V1 ctg14967, whole genome shotgun sequence genome includes a region encoding these proteins:
- the LOC132042390 gene encoding uncharacterized protein LOC132042390: MDVIGPIEPSASNRYHFILVAIDYFTKWVEATSHKLVTKKVVADFVKNNLICRFGVPESIITDNGANLNCHLMKDISEQFEITHKNSIAYQPQMNGAVEAANKNVKRILRKMVDNYKKWHKQLPYALLGYKTTTRTSTGETPYLLVYGTEAVILAEVEIPSLRFIQEAELKVAEWVRNHYEQLAIIEEKRMVAVCQGQLYRQRMCRAFNKWVRTRLFHTQVWATHTQVSLPSLGGI, translated from the coding sequence ATGGATGTCATAGGACCCATTGAGCCTTCGGCTTCCAACAGATATCACTTCATCTTAGTCGCCATcgactacttcaccaaatgggtaGAAGCAACTTCCCACAAATTAGTGACCAAGAAAGTCGTGGCTGACTTCGTCAAGAACAATCTGATATGTCGTTTCGGTGTGCCAGAATCCATCATTACAGATAATGGTGCCAATCTGAATTGCCATTTGATGAAGGACATCAGTGAACAATTCGAAATCACTCACAAGAACTCTATCGCCTATCAGCCACAGATGAATGGAGCCGTAGAGGCTGCCAACAAGAACGTCAAAAGGATCTTGAGGAAGATGGTCGACAACTATAAGAAATGGCACAAGCAGCTGCCTTATGCTCTGTTAGGATacaaaacaacaactagaacTTCTACTGGGGAGACCCCATACCTCCTCGTTTATGGTACAGAAGCGGTCATACTCGCAGAAGTGGAGATCCCTTCACTCAGGTTCATCCAAGAGGCAGAGTTGAAAGTTGCAGAATGGGTCAGAAACCATTATGAACAGCTAGCCATTATAGAGGAAAAGAGAATGGTGGCGGTGTGCCAAGGACAGCTGTATAGACAAAGGATGTGTAGAGCCTTCAATAAGTGGGTCAGAACTCGACTTTTCCATACTCAAGTATGGGCAACTCATACTCAAGTGAGTCTTCCCTCACTAGGAGGAATATAA